From a region of the Fischerella sp. JS2 genome:
- a CDS encoding tetratricopeptide repeat protein produces MYKFTPSFKRLKQDELTITTEQERLQLSAALAKEGRYDEALSELTKVLQTNSNSVHAHLAVGNIYLTQKHYQEALHHFLAVMLLDPLMPEAPLNAGRVYLKQGKLSHALEQFENVLNLDPQSAPAQVGIAQVCIEQKQYDAAVERLKFALSLDPEMSLAHLLMAEAYKNKGKISEAVMELKTALSLNSKFVLAYIKLGRIYLEQEEYKAARDAFEAAIKLNPGIPAARLGLAETLIQENKLKEAGEVISNLPKLQRRNG; encoded by the coding sequence ATGTACAAGTTTACTCCCAGCTTCAAACGGTTGAAGCAAGATGAACTAACAATTACAACTGAACAAGAGCGATTGCAGCTTAGTGCTGCTTTGGCAAAAGAAGGACGTTATGATGAAGCTTTGTCTGAACTCACAAAAGTTCTACAAACTAATTCCAACTCAGTTCATGCTCATTTAGCTGTAGGAAATATCTATCTCACACAAAAGCATTACCAAGAGGCTTTGCATCATTTTTTGGCAGTGATGTTGTTAGATCCTCTGATGCCTGAGGCTCCACTGAATGCCGGACGTGTTTATCTCAAACAGGGTAAACTGAGTCATGCTTTGGAACAGTTTGAGAATGTTCTCAATTTAGATCCTCAGTCTGCACCAGCTCAGGTGGGTATTGCTCAAGTATGTATAGAACAAAAGCAATATGATGCTGCTGTAGAGAGATTGAAATTTGCTTTGAGCTTAGATCCTGAAATGTCCTTGGCTCACTTGCTGATGGCAGAAGCATATAAAAATAAAGGGAAGATATCAGAAGCTGTCATGGAACTCAAGACTGCCCTGAGCTTGAACTCTAAATTTGTGCTTGCTTATATTAAGTTGGGCCGTATTTACTTAGAACAAGAGGAATACAAAGCCGCTAGAGATGCATTTGAAGCAGCCATTAAACTCAACCCAGGTATACCTGCTGCTCGGTTGGGGTTAGCAGAGACTTTGATTCAAGAAAATAAATTAAAAGAAGCAGGTGAAGTGATCAGTAATCTTCCCAAACTTCAACGGCGAAATGGTTAA
- a CDS encoding polyketide synthase: MSQFICFSVSPINLAHPGIAVATTRAGGIGILDREFCHDLRQANQNLDQLLALINPSQPVGLRLSSAQVASSHGLLKRLSNQPHWLILCGWNPKTLVEVLASLPMGRSRKLLLEITEVEQAQTLNTQLENLNIDGLIARGNESGGWVGEDSAFILLQKLLSVQSRPVYVQGGIGIHTAAACRAAGAAGVVLDDQLWLMPESPLPQEWQRHLSNLNGQEAMVLGERLNAGCRVLSRPGFQVITNLQQLADQIEVENNGSADSVQKWQQQAQPFIGWGEPGKLAWPMGQAVGLAATFRDHYPTIGKLIQALLKQSQEQLKIAQQLRPLDANAPLAASHGTQYPIVQGPMTRVSDTAEFANAVSQAGGLPLLALALMRGSQVRSLLQKTQQLLGNRAWGIGMLGFVSHALREEQIQAVKEFKPAFALIAGGRPDQAAHFEAEGIATYIHVPAPRLLKMFLEQGARRFVFEGRECGGHVGPLSSFVLWESMIATLLADVPAGKESDIHVLFAGGIHDARSAAMIAAMAAPLVERGMRIGVLMGTAYLFTQEAVACGAIVQKFQEQALACSRTINLETGPGHASRCVVTPFAQEFYATRRQMMAAGSPPEEIKDTLEDLTLGRLRIASKGLQRTPDGQVQTVDEAQQLTDGMYMIGQVATLRDQVCTVRELHQNVSENGTKLLISAFIEQDREQEVTTRPSDIAIIGIGTLLPQAQYPETFWNNILRKVDAITEIPAQRWDWRLYYDPDRNARDKVYSKWGGFLEDVPFDPLRFGIPPKSLKSIEPVQLLALETVRRALEDAGYESGNFDREHTSVIFGAGGGIADLGQQYATRCEIPRMVGKTAPEVWERLPEWTEESFPGLLLNVIAGRVANRFDFGGHNFTVDAACASSLAALDLAVKELESGRSNVAIAGGVDTVQSPFAYFCFSKTQALSPRGRSRTFDKTADGIAISEGIAVVVLKRLADAERDGDRIYGVIKAVASSSDGKALGMTAPLPAGQMRALRRAYNKAGFSPNTLGLYEAHGTGTPAGDKAELETVISVLKEYQANPKSCAIGSVKTSIGHTKSTAGIAGVIKAVLALHHKVKPPHMNVDTPLDPIIEGESPVYLPKEAQPWLTHPDYPRRAGVSAFGFGGTNFHAVLEEYRGNWQAVAPGADAWPYELFVFRAENRAALAQEAKSLLTALSNDAEPRLQDIAHSFAQRAQARQHQSACLAIVAESLSQLRADLEIAIAHLENCRSQTLPPHIQFGMADPQANQQVAFLFPGQGSQYSGMARETGLYFNEIRGTFEFVDRQLRQCFPKLLSQYVYPPSSYNEDEEKQNYKQLMDTRIAQPAIGAVETGLIDLAARLELKPVMVGGHSFGEYTALHAAGVLSREDFFNLAATRGRVMAEACATSVGAMAAVQTSREDLLLRLQNFEGVVIANQNAPRQSVISGDKQVVQQVVDSLNAAGITARMLPVSGAFHSALVASAQAALAAPISTVTMHSPRIPVYANSTARPYGSNINDIRSQLSKQLLNPVEFLGQINAMYADGARIFVELGPKHVLTNLVGQILAQKEHTAVSLDGQGGGLRGLLMALGTLFVRGVHIKLTALFDGRDVQNLNLSKLVELTRKPALPPTAWLINGGSARPQNQRVGHTGKLPPLNQETAAAIAPLPELSPRLKPQTTPTQSAPVQEQSIPKPAVPKPVSTAQKPQPNTHLGSKKSEILMNQPAIPSTPANGKSLNGNSSPLPAPANPPQQTIGAGILQAYQAYQETMRKFLAVQEQVMSQLLATPLTNVSVPTPTPATTPLPSHRQPENHLPAAPQPVTDQPQNHLPVPLQPVTVQPKNGSAPTLTPNNKQEQLPVAPQPIIPQPVSAPPVQEIVVKQVPAPPATALSLPDRGSLTQTLLGLVSERTGYPADMLGLDQDMEAELGIDSIKRVEILGALNQALPASFADSVRQQMEQLTRVKSLNGIVDKILENLQPTAATTVNTVTTANLSAASVGESLNQTELTQTLLQLVSDRTGYPTDMLGLDQDLEAELGIDSIKRVEILGALQKSLPQSLATSVQARMESLTRVKTLNSIVEQVLAISAQENGLGKSPAQLQVSHAT, encoded by the coding sequence ATGAGTCAATTTATCTGTTTCTCTGTAAGTCCTATTAACCTTGCTCATCCTGGTATAGCTGTTGCTACTACCCGTGCAGGTGGTATTGGTATTCTAGATAGAGAATTTTGTCATGACCTAAGACAAGCAAATCAAAATTTAGACCAATTATTGGCTCTAATTAATCCTAGTCAACCTGTAGGACTACGTTTATCATCTGCTCAGGTTGCTTCTAGTCATGGACTCTTGAAACGTTTGAGTAATCAACCTCATTGGTTAATCCTGTGTGGGTGGAATCCTAAGACGCTAGTAGAGGTTTTAGCATCACTGCCAATGGGGCGATCGCGTAAACTCCTACTAGAAATTACAGAGGTTGAACAAGCTCAAACTCTAAATACTCAACTAGAGAATCTCAATATTGATGGCTTAATTGCTCGTGGAAATGAAAGCGGAGGTTGGGTAGGCGAAGACTCCGCTTTTATTTTATTGCAGAAACTCTTGAGCGTTCAGTCACGTCCAGTCTATGTCCAAGGTGGAATTGGAATTCACACAGCAGCAGCCTGTCGTGCAGCCGGAGCAGCTGGTGTCGTATTGGATGACCAATTATGGCTAATGCCAGAATCACCCCTGCCACAGGAATGGCAGCGCCATCTCAGCAACCTCAACGGTCAAGAAGCAATGGTACTGGGCGAAAGGCTGAATGCTGGTTGTCGTGTCCTGTCCCGTCCAGGATTTCAAGTAATTACTAACTTGCAACAACTTGCCGACCAAATAGAAGTTGAAAACAACGGTTCAGCAGATAGTGTTCAAAAATGGCAACAACAAGCACAACCATTCATAGGTTGGGGTGAACCAGGAAAACTAGCTTGGCCAATGGGGCAAGCTGTAGGATTAGCAGCAACATTTCGCGATCACTACCCCACAATTGGCAAACTGATTCAAGCATTACTCAAACAAAGTCAAGAACAACTCAAAATAGCTCAACAACTACGTCCTTTAGATGCCAATGCACCTTTAGCAGCTTCCCACGGCACTCAATATCCGATTGTGCAAGGGCCAATGACACGGGTGAGCGATACCGCAGAGTTTGCTAATGCAGTTTCCCAAGCCGGAGGACTGCCATTGTTAGCTTTAGCATTAATGCGCGGTTCGCAAGTACGCAGCTTACTGCAAAAAACCCAACAACTATTGGGCAATCGAGCTTGGGGTATCGGGATGCTGGGTTTTGTGTCTCATGCGTTGCGTGAAGAACAAATCCAAGCCGTGAAAGAATTCAAACCTGCCTTTGCCTTAATTGCAGGTGGACGTCCCGATCAAGCAGCCCATTTTGAAGCCGAAGGAATTGCTACATACATCCATGTTCCAGCCCCACGCCTACTAAAAATGTTTCTGGAACAAGGGGCAAGACGGTTTGTATTTGAAGGTCGCGAGTGTGGTGGTCATGTTGGCCCCTTGAGTAGTTTTGTTCTCTGGGAAAGCATGATCGCCACCTTATTAGCAGATGTGCCAGCAGGTAAAGAATCTGATATACATGTGCTATTTGCTGGCGGTATTCACGATGCCCGTTCCGCAGCAATGATCGCTGCAATGGCTGCACCTCTTGTCGAGCGAGGCATGCGGATAGGTGTCCTCATGGGTACAGCATATTTATTTACCCAAGAAGCTGTTGCCTGTGGTGCGATCGTCCAGAAATTTCAAGAACAAGCCCTAGCATGTAGCCGCACCATTAACTTAGAAACCGGACCGGGACATGCTAGTCGTTGCGTTGTCACTCCCTTTGCCCAAGAATTCTACGCTACACGACGACAAATGATGGCAGCAGGCAGTCCTCCTGAGGAAATCAAAGACACCTTAGAGGATTTAACTTTAGGACGCTTACGCATCGCTTCCAAAGGATTGCAACGTACACCAGATGGTCAGGTGCAAACAGTAGATGAAGCACAACAACTGACTGATGGCATGTACATGATCGGGCAAGTCGCCACTCTCCGCGATCAAGTTTGTACTGTACGAGAATTACACCAAAATGTATCGGAAAATGGTACTAAGCTGTTAATATCTGCGTTCATTGAACAAGATAGAGAACAAGAAGTCACAACTCGTCCCTCAGATATCGCCATTATTGGTATAGGAACATTATTACCTCAAGCTCAGTATCCTGAAACCTTCTGGAACAACATTCTCCGCAAAGTCGATGCGATTACAGAGATTCCTGCTCAGCGTTGGGATTGGCGGCTCTACTACGATCCTGATCGTAACGCCAGAGATAAAGTTTATTCTAAGTGGGGTGGATTCTTAGAAGATGTACCCTTTGACCCACTGCGTTTTGGTATTCCACCCAAATCATTAAAATCCATTGAACCAGTGCAGCTGCTGGCATTAGAGACAGTGCGACGAGCCTTAGAAGATGCTGGCTATGAGTCTGGTAACTTTGATCGCGAGCATACCTCCGTAATTTTCGGGGCAGGTGGCGGCATTGCAGATTTAGGTCAGCAATATGCTACCCGTTGTGAAATTCCCCGGATGGTTGGTAAAACTGCACCAGAAGTTTGGGAGCGTTTACCAGAATGGACAGAAGAATCATTCCCTGGTTTGTTGTTGAATGTGATTGCAGGTCGAGTCGCCAATCGTTTTGACTTCGGTGGTCACAACTTCACAGTCGATGCTGCCTGTGCTTCTTCTTTAGCAGCATTGGATTTAGCAGTTAAAGAACTCGAAAGTGGACGTAGTAATGTGGCGATCGCTGGTGGAGTTGACACCGTTCAAAGTCCCTTTGCCTATTTCTGCTTTAGTAAAACTCAAGCTCTTTCACCACGCGGTAGATCGCGCACCTTCGACAAAACAGCAGATGGCATTGCTATTAGTGAAGGTATTGCCGTCGTTGTACTCAAACGCCTAGCTGATGCCGAACGAGATGGCGATCGCATTTACGGAGTCATCAAAGCCGTCGCCAGTTCCAGTGATGGTAAAGCTTTGGGGATGACAGCTCCCTTACCTGCTGGGCAAATGCGGGCTTTGAGACGTGCCTACAATAAAGCTGGCTTTTCACCCAATACCTTGGGACTATACGAGGCTCACGGTACAGGTACACCAGCCGGTGATAAAGCAGAGTTAGAAACTGTAATTAGTGTCCTGAAAGAATATCAAGCTAATCCCAAATCCTGTGCAATCGGCTCGGTAAAAACTTCCATCGGTCACACCAAGAGTACGGCGGGAATTGCTGGTGTCATTAAAGCCGTCTTGGCACTGCATCACAAAGTCAAACCCCCCCACATGAATGTTGATACACCCCTCGACCCCATCATAGAAGGTGAAAGCCCGGTGTATTTACCTAAAGAAGCCCAACCCTGGTTAACCCATCCCGATTATCCTCGTCGTGCTGGTGTAAGTGCCTTTGGTTTTGGTGGCACAAATTTCCACGCTGTTCTAGAAGAATATCGAGGTAACTGGCAAGCTGTCGCCCCAGGTGCTGATGCTTGGCCCTACGAGTTATTTGTATTCCGTGCTGAAAACCGTGCGGCTTTAGCTCAAGAAGCCAAATCATTGCTGACAGCCCTAAGTAACGATGCAGAGCCACGTTTGCAGGATATTGCCCACAGTTTTGCTCAACGCGCCCAAGCACGTCAGCATCAGAGTGCTTGTTTGGCGATTGTGGCTGAGAGTTTGTCACAGTTACGAGCAGATCTGGAAATTGCGATCGCCCACCTAGAGAATTGTCGGTCCCAAACCTTACCACCTCATATCCAGTTTGGTATGGCAGATCCTCAAGCCAATCAACAGGTCGCCTTTTTGTTTCCAGGACAAGGGTCGCAATATTCTGGTATGGCTCGGGAAACAGGGCTATATTTTAACGAAATACGTGGGACTTTCGAGTTTGTAGATCGTCAGTTACGCCAGTGTTTTCCCAAGTTGCTTAGCCAATATGTCTATCCACCCAGTTCTTACAACGAAGACGAAGAGAAGCAAAACTACAAACAGCTGATGGATACCCGGATTGCCCAGCCAGCAATTGGGGCAGTGGAAACAGGTTTGATAGATTTGGCAGCCAGGCTAGAATTGAAGCCCGTCATGGTTGGTGGACACAGCTTTGGCGAGTACACAGCCCTGCACGCTGCGGGAGTTTTATCCAGAGAAGACTTTTTTAACTTGGCTGCAACTAGAGGACGGGTGATGGCAGAAGCCTGTGCGACTTCCGTAGGAGCCATGGCCGCAGTCCAGACTAGCCGCGAAGATTTGCTCTTACGCCTCCAGAATTTTGAGGGAGTAGTGATTGCTAACCAAAATGCTCCCCGTCAATCGGTGATTTCTGGAGATAAGCAGGTTGTGCAACAGGTGGTAGATAGTTTAAACGCTGCTGGAATTACAGCCCGGATGTTGCCAGTTTCTGGTGCTTTTCACTCCGCTTTGGTAGCATCCGCTCAGGCCGCTCTCGCAGCGCCAATTTCCACCGTCACCATGCATTCTCCCCGCATCCCTGTTTATGCTAACTCCACAGCTCGCCCCTACGGCTCGAATATTAATGACATCCGTAGCCAGTTATCCAAGCAATTACTCAACCCAGTAGAGTTTTTGGGGCAAATTAATGCGATGTATGCCGATGGAGCGCGGATTTTCGTAGAACTCGGACCAAAGCATGTCCTAACTAATCTGGTTGGTCAAATCCTCGCCCAAAAAGAACACACTGCTGTGTCTTTAGATGGGCAAGGTGGGGGATTGCGTGGTTTATTGATGGCTTTGGGTACATTGTTCGTTCGTGGTGTCCACATCAAGTTAACAGCATTATTTGATGGTCGTGATGTACAAAACCTCAACCTATCTAAATTGGTCGAGTTAACACGTAAACCTGCTTTACCTCCAACAGCTTGGTTAATTAACGGCGGTAGTGCCAGACCACAAAACCAACGAGTTGGTCACACAGGTAAACTACCACCCTTAAATCAAGAAACTGCTGCTGCGATCGCACCATTACCGGAATTAAGCCCCAGGCTTAAGCCCCAGACAACCCCAACCCAGTCAGCACCTGTACAAGAACAATCAATACCAAAACCAGCTGTCCCTAAACCAGTCAGCACAGCACAAAAACCACAGCCTAACACTCACCTTGGATCAAAAAAGTCAGAAATCCTCATGAATCAACCAGCTATACCATCCACCCCAGCTAATGGCAAGAGCTTAAATGGCAATTCCTCGCCTTTGCCTGCACCTGCGAACCCACCTCAGCAAACAATAGGAGCAGGTATCTTACAAGCCTATCAGGCCTACCAAGAGACTATGCGTAAATTCTTAGCAGTCCAAGAACAGGTGATGAGCCAATTACTAGCTACACCATTAACAAACGTATCTGTACCTACACCTACGCCTGCTACTACTCCCTTACCGTCCCATAGACAACCAGAAAATCATTTGCCAGCTGCTCCACAACCTGTCACTGATCAACCACAAAATCATCTGCCAGTTCCTCTGCAACCTGTCACTGTTCAGCCAAAAAACGGTTCTGCACCAACCTTAACACCCAACAATAAACAAGAGCAGCTACCAGTTGCACCCCAGCCTATAATTCCTCAACCAGTGTCAGCGCCACCTGTACAGGAGATAGTAGTTAAACAAGTACCAGCACCCCCAGCTACTGCTCTGTCCTTACCAGATCGTGGCAGTTTAACTCAGACTTTATTAGGACTGGTGAGTGAACGTACGGGTTATCCAGCAGATATGTTGGGACTTGACCAAGATATGGAAGCAGAACTAGGTATTGATTCAATTAAGCGAGTCGAAATTTTGGGCGCACTTAACCAAGCTTTACCAGCCAGCTTTGCAGATAGTGTGCGTCAGCAAATGGAGCAGTTGACCAGGGTCAAATCTCTCAACGGCATTGTAGATAAAATCTTAGAAAATCTCCAACCTACGGCTGCGACAACGGTTAATACTGTCACAACTGCAAATCTCTCGGCTGCATCTGTCGGTGAATCGCTCAATCAAACCGAACTCACTCAAACTCTGTTGCAACTAGTGAGCGATCGCACTGGTTATCCTACAGATATGTTGGGATTAGACCAAGATTTAGAAGCAGAACTGGGTATTGATTCAATTAAGCGAGTCGAAATCTTGGGCGCGCTGCAAAAAAGTTTGCCTCAGTCCCTAGCAACTAGTGTACAGGCACGCATGGAAAGTTTGACCCGTGTGAAAACTCTCAATAGTATTGTTGAGCAAGTTCTGGCAATCTCAGCACAGGAGAATGGCCTGGGAAAGTCTCCAGCCCAGTTGCAAGTATCCCACGCTACGTAA
- a CDS encoding SDR family NAD(P)-dependent oxidoreductase yields the protein MQAQLEALPPQQLASLTGFFLITEDGLSVASHVAAALQQKGATTAIINTSTLAEPEKLEQAIALVRQLHGSVTGIVHLAPLAAIDLPETLSGWRQITQIHSKSLFQLLHLCAADLQQAGQKQMGCVVAASLLGGYFGRQGQGSSGLPSGGSNTGFLKTLVTEWAGVRAKAIDFDNSLSPVSIAEYIVNELLSSGRLEVGYPQGQRTIFQTVTATLARENQPAQLTPISDWVVLVTGGARGITAEIANDLAQSGLKLVITGRAAEPAAETADTAGIEDIALLRRVLLQRAQTQSLTPTPMQIERQLQDLLRDRAIAKNLQQFRQAGAQVEYLAVDVRNAEEFGSAINSIYTRYGRLDAVIHGAGIIEDKLIADKNFASLERVFDTKADSTFLLYRYLRPESLKLLVLFSSVAGRYGNRGQSDYAAANEVMNRFAWQMDRSWSNTRVVAINWGPWDTTGMASEEVKRQFRQRGIIPIPLSAGRQFFIDELHYGRKGETEVVAGEGPWEAYEANLQVSPENPISVNRKSPYLLLPTPPQLQPNGTVTLEHTFSLSTDPYLEDHRLDGKPVLPAAGALEWFGEFVQSAWPEWQVTEVCQLRVLRGLVLDTDAGKKVLFKARASSHADSESLQVAAEIVDPERNIPFYRASVILCPQWSELPTSEILPLSSGERLEPTVAYDTYLFHGQRFQLITAIERLNDAGIDAQVMPSRPTAWLNTQPIANWLFDPGLIDVAPQLAIIWARVQRGTTALPARFGSVKRYGQSMPHGQLRIAFRVNRFDDHSLNYDAVFIDENGYVRFHLKDIESTCNTALNRLASHL from the coding sequence ATGCAAGCACAGCTAGAAGCTTTGCCGCCACAGCAGCTTGCTTCGCTGACAGGCTTTTTCTTGATTACAGAAGATGGGCTATCCGTAGCCTCCCATGTTGCCGCCGCATTGCAACAAAAAGGAGCTACTACGGCTATTATCAACACCTCTACCTTAGCTGAACCAGAAAAACTAGAACAGGCGATCGCACTGGTTAGGCAACTTCACGGTTCTGTCACCGGAATTGTACATCTAGCTCCCCTCGCTGCCATTGATCTACCGGAAACACTGTCTGGATGGCGGCAAATCACCCAGATTCACTCCAAGAGTCTATTTCAATTACTGCACCTGTGTGCTGCTGATTTGCAACAAGCAGGGCAAAAACAAATGGGTTGCGTAGTAGCGGCCTCTTTACTAGGGGGATATTTCGGTCGCCAAGGTCAAGGTAGTTCTGGTTTACCTAGTGGCGGTAGTAACACTGGTTTCCTCAAAACCTTGGTAACAGAGTGGGCTGGAGTTCGAGCCAAAGCTATTGATTTTGACAACAGCTTATCCCCTGTTAGCATTGCTGAATATATTGTTAATGAGTTACTAAGTAGTGGTCGTTTGGAAGTTGGCTATCCCCAGGGTCAACGGACGATTTTCCAAACCGTTACAGCTACTTTGGCGAGGGAAAATCAACCTGCACAATTAACACCAATTAGTGATTGGGTAGTATTAGTTACAGGTGGTGCTAGGGGAATTACTGCTGAGATTGCTAATGATTTGGCACAATCCGGGTTAAAGCTGGTGATCACAGGACGAGCCGCAGAACCAGCAGCAGAAACAGCTGATACAGCTGGTATTGAAGATATTGCCTTACTGCGACGAGTCTTACTGCAAAGAGCCCAGACACAAAGCTTGACCCCAACCCCAATGCAGATAGAGCGACAACTGCAAGACTTGTTACGCGATCGCGCCATTGCTAAAAATCTCCAGCAATTTCGCCAAGCTGGCGCTCAGGTAGAGTATCTAGCAGTGGATGTGAGAAATGCTGAAGAGTTTGGTTCTGCGATTAACAGTATATATACTCGTTACGGTCGCTTAGATGCGGTTATTCATGGTGCTGGTATCATCGAAGACAAGCTCATTGCTGACAAAAACTTTGCTTCTTTGGAGCGTGTTTTTGACACCAAAGCAGATAGTACCTTTTTGTTGTACCGTTATCTCAGACCAGAATCCCTAAAGTTGCTCGTCTTGTTTAGCTCTGTTGCCGGACGCTATGGCAATCGCGGTCAATCTGATTATGCTGCTGCCAATGAAGTGATGAATCGCTTTGCTTGGCAAATGGATCGCTCTTGGTCAAATACGCGGGTCGTAGCCATCAACTGGGGCCCTTGGGATACCACTGGTATGGCTTCAGAAGAAGTCAAACGTCAATTCCGACAACGTGGTATAATCCCTATCCCATTATCAGCAGGTCGTCAGTTCTTTATTGACGAATTGCATTACGGACGCAAGGGTGAAACTGAAGTAGTTGCCGGAGAAGGCCCCTGGGAAGCCTACGAAGCTAATTTACAGGTGTCGCCTGAAAATCCCATATCAGTTAATCGCAAATCTCCGTACCTTTTATTACCCACACCCCCGCAACTGCAACCCAACGGCACTGTTACCCTAGAACACACCTTTTCTCTGTCCACTGATCCTTATCTAGAAGATCATCGCTTAGATGGTAAACCTGTTCTCCCTGCTGCTGGTGCTCTAGAGTGGTTTGGTGAATTTGTCCAGTCAGCTTGGCCAGAATGGCAAGTCACAGAAGTTTGCCAACTCAGAGTTTTACGAGGTTTAGTACTAGACACAGATGCTGGTAAAAAAGTTTTATTTAAGGCTCGTGCTTCTAGCCATGCTGACTCTGAATCCTTACAGGTAGCAGCAGAAATAGTTGACCCAGAGCGAAATATCCCCTTTTATCGAGCTTCTGTGATTCTTTGTCCCCAATGGTCAGAACTACCAACAAGCGAAATTTTACCATTATCTTCCGGAGAGAGGCTAGAACCTACTGTAGCTTATGATACGTATCTCTTTCATGGTCAACGTTTCCAGTTAATTACAGCCATTGAGCGATTAAATGATGCGGGTATTGATGCCCAAGTCATGCCTAGCCGACCTACGGCGTGGTTGAATACTCAACCAATAGCTAATTGGTTATTTGACCCCGGCTTGATTGATGTGGCTCCTCAGTTAGCGATCATCTGGGCGCGAGTACAACGAGGAACTACAGCTTTACCCGCGCGATTTGGCAGTGTCAAACGTTATGGGCAATCAATGCCTCATGGACAGTTGCGAATTGCCTTCCGAGTCAATCGCTTTGATGACCACAGCCTAAATTACGATGCTGTTTTTATTGATGAAAACGGCTATGTACGCTTCCATCTCAAGGACATTGAGAGTACTTGCAACACTGCTCTAAATCGTTTAGCCAGCCACCTATGA
- the cysC gene encoding adenylyl-sulfate kinase, which translates to MNQAVTNNGMERSKRQHLGVTLWFTGLSGAGKTTISSALEKVLRSQGYKVEVLDGDVVRQNLTKGLGFSKEDRDENVRRVGFVASLLARNGVIVLVSAISPYRNIREEMRQRIDNFIEVYVNAPLDVCERRDVKGLYQKARSGQIKNFTGIDDPYEPPLNADIECRTDLESLEESVSKVLTKLEQSGYVQVYSQLQTVEAR; encoded by the coding sequence ATGAATCAGGCAGTTACCAACAATGGTATGGAAAGAAGTAAGCGTCAGCACCTCGGCGTAACTTTATGGTTTACCGGTTTGAGTGGTGCAGGTAAGACCACAATTAGCAGTGCTTTGGAGAAAGTGTTGCGTTCCCAAGGCTATAAGGTGGAAGTTTTAGATGGAGACGTTGTGCGCCAAAACTTAACTAAGGGTTTGGGTTTCAGTAAGGAAGATCGGGATGAAAATGTTCGCCGCGTGGGTTTTGTTGCTAGTCTACTGGCTCGTAATGGTGTAATTGTTCTGGTTTCAGCTATTTCGCCCTATCGAAATATTCGGGAAGAAATGCGGCAGCGTATTGACAACTTCATTGAAGTTTATGTAAATGCGCCACTAGATGTATGTGAGCGTAGAGATGTCAAAGGGCTTTACCAAAAAGCTCGTTCTGGGCAAATTAAAAACTTTACCGGGATTGATGATCCCTATGAACCACCATTAAATGCAGATATAGAGTGTAGAACTGACTTGGAAAGCTTAGAAGAAAGTGTATCTAAAGTTTTGACGAAGCTAGAACAGAGTGGTTATGTACAAGTTTACTCCCAGCTTCAAACGGTTGAAGCAAGATGA